The following coding sequences are from one Microbacterium sp. SORGH_AS_0969 window:
- a CDS encoding ABC transporter ATP-binding protein — translation MALIPLNDGEAQGPAVLEARDVRKGFQVRRGETRDVLRGVTLRVGAGERVAIVGPSGSGKSSLLYCLAGLDPVSSGSVALFGRDVASMSGAHLAREYRERVGFVFQQYNLVSTLSGFENAVLPMRLSRRRVAADVVRSVLDRLGVGDRGRALPGTMSGGEQQRFAIARALIAHPQLVFADEPTGALDSENADAVVEHLESLSSSGAALVYVTHDPSLAARADRVLVMRDGVLAAELRGADGAAVLRAMSAPRAA, via the coding sequence ATGGCTCTGATTCCACTCAACGACGGAGAGGCGCAGGGTCCTGCCGTTCTTGAAGCTCGCGATGTGCGTAAGGGGTTTCAGGTGCGTCGGGGAGAGACGCGCGACGTTCTACGTGGTGTGACGCTGCGCGTCGGGGCCGGGGAGCGGGTGGCGATCGTAGGTCCGTCCGGTTCCGGGAAATCCTCTTTGCTGTACTGCCTCGCTGGCCTCGATCCGGTGTCCTCTGGGTCGGTGGCGCTGTTCGGTCGCGATGTCGCGTCGATGAGCGGGGCTCATCTGGCGCGGGAGTATCGGGAACGAGTGGGCTTTGTGTTTCAGCAGTACAACCTGGTGTCGACGCTTTCTGGGTTTGAGAATGCCGTTCTGCCGATGCGGCTGAGCCGACGACGTGTCGCCGCTGACGTCGTACGGAGCGTCCTGGATCGGTTGGGGGTTGGCGATCGCGGGCGAGCCCTTCCGGGCACTATGTCGGGGGGCGAGCAGCAGCGCTTCGCCATCGCCCGTGCGTTGATCGCGCACCCACAGCTCGTTTTCGCTGATGAGCCAACCGGTGCTCTCGATAGCGAGAACGCGGATGCCGTCGTGGAGCACCTTGAGTCGTTGAGCTCGTCGGGAGCGGCGCTGGTCTACGTCACGCATGACCCTTCCCTCGCGGCTCGCGCCGACCGGGTGCTGGTCATGCGAGACGGCGTGCTCGCCGCCGAGCTGCGCGGAGCCGATGGCGCAGCCGTGCTTCGCGCCATGTCTGCCCCGCGAGCAGCCTGA